The Gordonia sp. KTR9 genome contains a region encoding:
- a CDS encoding MarR family winged helix-turn-helix transcriptional regulator, which produces MDDGMDGWPTGRLLSAAARLVEHAWEAVLREYHISSAGLVVLHVLSAGPATQREIAKKARVTDQTASRTIERLERMGYVQRQIDPDDERRKHVSSTPAGSEVYHALLERERTDPALIASIGESEPELRRLLLELIRVQQDRGAGSP; this is translated from the coding sequence ATGGACGACGGGATGGACGGGTGGCCGACCGGCCGGCTGCTGTCGGCGGCGGCGAGACTTGTCGAGCATGCCTGGGAGGCCGTGCTGCGGGAGTATCACATCTCCAGCGCCGGACTCGTCGTACTGCACGTGTTGAGCGCCGGGCCGGCCACCCAGCGCGAGATCGCCAAGAAGGCGAGGGTGACCGACCAGACGGCGAGCCGCACCATCGAACGACTGGAACGCATGGGTTATGTGCAACGCCAGATCGACCCCGACGACGAGCGCCGCAAGCACGTGAGCTCGACGCCGGCCGGGAGCGAGGTCTATCACGCCCTGCTCGAGCGCGAGCGAACCGATCCGGCACTGATCGCGTCCATCGGTGAATCCGAACCGGAGCTCCGCCGGTTGCTACTCGAATTGATTCGCGTGCAACAGGATCGGGGCGCGGGTTCACCATGA